Proteins encoded in a region of the Dreissena polymorpha isolate Duluth1 chromosome 6, UMN_Dpol_1.0, whole genome shotgun sequence genome:
- the LOC127834243 gene encoding tumor necrosis factor ligand superfamily member 10-like, which yields MCCAKSVTQISVLLHLFAKRKQMKRCSTETKSYKMCNKFGTAGSPSIPANGNSFRNISAHLQAGTQPAHTGSDSQIRNWSFGPDSPGTHLTNIQLSPDNRFLVIPQSGRYFLYSQVGILIYYNPEAPLELQSPSQSLIHAVYRLSMIYPTGHEELLRSDVTQCWEQKKDYGRYTSYVGASVQLNKGDLVYDKVSKIEFLSKSDFGVTYF from the exons ATGTGTTGTGCGAAATCGGTGACGCAGATTTCTGTTCTCCTACATTTG TTTGCAAAGAGAAAACAGATGAAAAGATGCTCTACAG AGACGAAGTCGTATAAAATGTGTAACAAATTCGGTACAGCTGGTTCCCCGTCCATTCCCGCCAATGGCAACTCATTCCGCAACATATCAGCGCACCTGCAGGCCGGGACACAGCCGGCACATACAG GGTCTGATTCACAAATCCGGAACTGGAGTTTTGGCCCTGACTCACCCGGGACTCACCTGACCAACATACAACTCTCACCCGACAACCGTTTTCTCGTCATTCCGCAGTCCGGCCGCTACTTTCTGTACAGCCAGGTCGGCATTCTCATATACTACAACCCGGAAGCGCCTCTAGAGTTGCAGAGTCCCTCTCAGTCTTTGATCCATGCCGTATACCGGTTAAGTATGATATACCCTACTGGTCACGAGGAACTGCTGCGGAGTGACGTCACTCAATGTTGGGAACAGAAAAAAGACTACGGGCGCTACACGAGCTACGTCGGCGCATCTGTCCAACTCAATAAGGGTGATTTAGTCTACGATAAAGTTTCCAAAATAGAATTCCTTTCTAAAAGTGATTTCGGCGTAACGTATTTTTGA